From one Eriocheir sinensis breed Jianghai 21 chromosome 60, ASM2467909v1, whole genome shotgun sequence genomic stretch:
- the LOC126985641 gene encoding neuropeptide-like protein 32 → MSLEGLSTHGPDYKRWAQPSNKPDATLPPRQSNLPSVSNMKALTLLLVVAVALAAVAMVQAMPDPLAEADPEAYADPDPHWRGGFGRGFGGFGRGFGGFGRGFGGFGRGHYYG, encoded by the exons ATGTCCCTTGAAGGTCTTTCTACGCATGGACCGGACTATAAAAGGTGGGCCCAGCCTTCAAACAAACCAGACGCAACTCTTCCGCCGAGGCAGTCGAACCTTCCCTCAGTGAGCAACATGAAAGCC CTGACCCTcctgctggtggtggctgtggccCTAGCGGCGGTAGCGATGGTACAGGCCATGCCCGATCCTCTCGCCGAAGCAGACCCCGAGGCTTACGCAGACCCTGATCCACACTGGCGAGGTGGATTCGGTCGCGGATTTGGTGGATTTGGCCGAGGCTTTGGTGGATTTGGCCGAGGCTTTGGTGGATTTGGACGTGGACACTACTATGGCTGA